In the genome of Acidimicrobiia bacterium, the window GCCAGGAAATAGGCGGGAACGGCCTGTCAAGCTATCCCCACCCCCGCTTGATGCCCGACTTCTGGGAATTCCCAACGGTCTCGATGGGCCTTGGTCCGATCAACTCGATCTACCACGCCCGGTTCAACAAGTATCTACACAACCGGAGCCTTGACGACACATCAGAGTCGCGGATCTGGTGTTTCATCGGCGACGGTGAAGTCGACGAACCCGAAACCCTTGGGTCCATTTCCCTCGCAGCCCGTGAGCAACTCGACAATCTGACCTGGGTCATCAACTGCAACTTGCAACGGCTTGACGGTCCGGTACGTGGCAACGGCAAAATCATCCAGGAGTTGGAAGCCATATTCCGCGGAGCGGGTTGGAATGTGATCAAAGTGATCTGGGGCTCAGATTGGGATGCGCTCCTGGCCTCGGATGTGGACGGCGCACTGGTAAACAAGATGAATAGCACCGTCGACGGGGAATACCAGCGGTACAAGACCGAATCGGGCGCCTACGTCAGGGAACACTTCTTTGGACCCGATCCTCGACTCCGCAAGCTCGTCCAGCACCTGACGGACGATGAAATATGGGCGCTCCGCCGGGGTGGGCTCGACCCTCACAAGGTGTACGCGGCGTACAAGGCGGCCACGGAACTCAAAGGTGCCCCGACGGTCATCCTCGCAAAAACCATCAAGGGATGGACGCTCGGACCTGATGTTGAAGGCCGCAACGCCACCCATCAAATCAAAGAACTAACCAACCAACAATTGCAGACCCTCCGGGTGCGCCTCCACCTCGAAGAGGATATTCCCGCCGAAGCCCTCGACGGTGACGCCGAACCTCCCTATTTCCGGCCGGCCGAGGATTCACCCGAGTTCCGGTATCTAACCCAGCGACGGGCAGCCCTCGATGGCCCGATTCCCCAGCGTATCGTCCGCGACCGCCGACCCTTGCAGCTACCGCCATCGACTGCGTTCGAAGAGGTCAAAGCCGGCAGCGGCAAGGTCGAAGCGTCGACCACGATGGCTTTCACGCGGCTCTTGCGGACCTTGTTGCGAGATGAGTCATTCGGCAAACGGATCGTCCCGATTATTCCGGACGAGGCACGGACATTTGGCATGGACTCACTCTTTCGCGAGTTCGGTATCTACGCATCCCAGGGGCAAAAGTATCAACCAGTAGACGGCGACATGCTGCTCTCGTATACGGAACGCAAGAATGGACAGATCCTTGAGGAAGGCATCACCGAAGCGGGGTCCATGTCGAGTTTCACGGCGGCAGGGTCTTCGTATGCCACCCGCGGGGTCCCCATGGTGCCGTTCTTCACCTTCTATTCGATGTTCGGTTTCCAGCGAGTGGGAGATTTGATCTGGGCCGCATCAGATGCCAGGGTGCGGGGCTTCCTCATGGCCGCTACCGCCGGTCGGACGACCCTCCAGGGGGAAGGGCTCCAGCACCAGGATGGACACAGCCTCGTACTCGCCTCCACCGTTCCCTACGTAGAGAGCTACGACCCTGCATTTGCCTACGAAATGGGCGTGGTCATCGAGGACGGTCTCCAGCGGATGTACGGCGAATCCCCTGAAGATATCCTGTATTACATCACCCTCTACAACGAGAACTACGCCATGCCCGCCCTCCAATCGGGAACCGAGGAGGGGATCCTGGCTGGCCTCTACAAGTGGAGCAATGCCCCCATCGAGTCACAAGCGACCATACTCTTCTCGGGGTCCGCACAAGGGGCCGCCCGCCAGGCCCAGGCCGATCTGGCCGACCGATATGGCGTCGGTGTGGAACTCTGGTCGGCGACCTCGTTCAACAAGCTTCGGTCAGAGGCACTTGAGGTCGACCGATGGAACCGGCTACACTCTGGAGAGCCGCCCAGAACCCCATACGTCACCGGGGTGCTCACGAATGCGGCGGGGCCGATCGTGGCGGTCACCGACTTCATGAGGGCAGTCCCCGACCAGATCTCCCGATTCGTCACGTCCGATTACACGTCGCTCGGAACCGATGGCTTCGGGCGTTCCGACACACGTACTCAGCTCCGCCGATTCTTTGAGATCGACACAGCACATATCGTCGTGACCGTCCTCGGCCGCCTGGCAGCAGCCGGCACGATTGACAACGCCATCGTGGCCGACGCCCTCGCGTCGTACGGGCTGGATCCGGACACGCCGGCCCCCTGGCTTACCTAGTCGACGCCAGTTCCTCGACAACGACCTGCTGGATCGACCGTTCGTCGCCGGACGGGGCGGTGAGGACCGGGAGAAGTGCCTGCAACGCCAGGGAGAAAACCTCGGCGGTCGGAGCGAAACCTCCGCCAACCACGATCTGCATCGTCATCCCCTCGGAAAGGGCCACCATAATGTCCGATAGCTGTGGCATCGTCAGAGGCTCTCGAAGTCGACGCCCCAGGCCGACCAGCATCGACTCATAGATCGGGATCATCGGGTCCCGAAAGTCCCGATACATGGCTCCCATACGGTCCCGAATGTCTGGCCGGCTTCGCATCAACGACCAGAGATGCGTCTGAATCGCAAAGCTCGGATTGGCGACAATCGCCTCAAGATTCACCACCGCCAGGCGTTCGATCTGCTCAAGAAACGGTAGATCTTTCACTTCGGCGTAGGCCACCGCGACTGCCTCGAATGTCGGGGACCGCTCGACCGAGAGGGCATAGTCGAGGAAGTCCGCCAGGAATGCTTCCCGATTCGGCCAGCGGTTGTAGAAAGCTCCTGTCGTCATATCAGCCCGGGCGGCGATGTCAGCAGCCTTGAGCTGCTCAAGGATTTTGGCGCCTACCCGCCGACCCGGCTCGCGATTCGTCGGCTCGAACCCGAACGATTCGACCACCAAATGCCAGGCTGCCTCAAGCAGGACTTCCCGACTATCAGACATACATTTCCGGTTGCGGGACGAAGATCATACCTACTACTATGCCTTCCGTTGTGAGCTTGGGAAAGTCCACACGCACAAGGGGGAATGAAGGAGTGGCGAACCACCAATACGGTGTTCGCCGCTTCTTTTTAACGGTGTTCCAACCGTTTTCAAATCAAACCGTCCCCCGACGCCATGCTCAGGTTTACCACGTTCTGTGGCGACACACCAGAGAACATTTGACCAGGCACTCCCATGAGGCAATACTGAGGTTCGTGACCATCACCAACACCATCATCATTATCGACTGAGCGCATACGCCTTCGTATGCGCCTTAACCCTTCGCCCCGCGGAGGGTTTTTTGTTGCCAAAGGAAACCCAATGACTCTTGAAATATATGACACGACCCTGCGCGATGGCTCACAACAGGAGGGCATTTCGCTGACCGTTGGAGACAAACTCCGCATTGCCGGATTGCTCGATGAACTCGGGGTGGATTACGTCGAAGGCGGTTGGCCGGGGGCCAACCCGAAAGACGACGAATTTTTCAAACGAGCCCGTACAGAATTGTCGCTTTCTCGAGCGGTTCTCACGGCCTTCGGGTCGACCCGGCGGCCCCGGTCAGCCGTGGAGAGTGACCCGCAGCTGCGGGCTCTGCTTGACGCAGACACCGAGGTGGTGTGTATTGTCGGCAAGGCATGGGATTACCACGTGCTCGAAGCCTTGCGAGCCGACCTCGATGAGGGCATCCGGATGGTTGCAGAATCGATCGAGTACCTTCGGGCCCATGGCCGACGAGTTTTCTTCGACGCAGAACACTTCTTCGACGGGTACGCCAGCAACGAAGATTTTTCGCTTGCGGTGCTACGCGCCGCCGCCGAGGCGGGAGCCGAACGTCTGGTGCTGTGCGACACCAACGGGGGGCGCCTTCCCAGTGACATTCTCGGGACCCTCGGTTCGGTGCAACGAGCACTACCCG includes:
- the aceE gene encoding pyruvate dehydrogenase (acetyl-transferring), homodimeric type, translated to MIIDGFSHALPDSDPDETQEWIDSLDAVASARGQDRARFLMTKLLERARELNVGVPATVSTPYVNTIPPEEQPFYPGDDFLEKRIRRFVRWNAAVMVIKANQEDHGIGGHLSSFASSAILYEVGYNHFFRGKEAGLPGDSIYIQGHAAPGAYARAFMHGRLTEDQLNNFRQEIGGNGLSSYPHPRLMPDFWEFPTVSMGLGPINSIYHARFNKYLHNRSLDDTSESRIWCFIGDGEVDEPETLGSISLAAREQLDNLTWVINCNLQRLDGPVRGNGKIIQELEAIFRGAGWNVIKVIWGSDWDALLASDVDGALVNKMNSTVDGEYQRYKTESGAYVREHFFGPDPRLRKLVQHLTDDEIWALRRGGLDPHKVYAAYKAATELKGAPTVILAKTIKGWTLGPDVEGRNATHQIKELTNQQLQTLRVRLHLEEDIPAEALDGDAEPPYFRPAEDSPEFRYLTQRRAALDGPIPQRIVRDRRPLQLPPSTAFEEVKAGSGKVEASTTMAFTRLLRTLLRDESFGKRIVPIIPDEARTFGMDSLFREFGIYASQGQKYQPVDGDMLLSYTERKNGQILEEGITEAGSMSSFTAAGSSYATRGVPMVPFFTFYSMFGFQRVGDLIWAASDARVRGFLMAATAGRTTLQGEGLQHQDGHSLVLASTVPYVESYDPAFAYEMGVVIEDGLQRMYGESPEDILYYITLYNENYAMPALQSGTEEGILAGLYKWSNAPIESQATILFSGSAQGAARQAQADLADRYGVGVELWSATSFNKLRSEALEVDRWNRLHSGEPPRTPYVTGVLTNAAGPIVAVTDFMRAVPDQISRFVTSDYTSLGTDGFGRSDTRTQLRRFFEIDTAHIVVTVLGRLAAAGTIDNAIVADALASYGLDPDTPAPWLT
- a CDS encoding TetR/AcrR family transcriptional regulator, coding for MSDSREVLLEAAWHLVVESFGFEPTNREPGRRVGAKILEQLKAADIAARADMTTGAFYNRWPNREAFLADFLDYALSVERSPTFEAVAVAYAEVKDLPFLEQIERLAVVNLEAIVANPSFAIQTHLWSLMRSRPDIRDRMGAMYRDFRDPMIPIYESMLVGLGRRLREPLTMPQLSDIMVALSEGMTMQIVVGGGFAPTAEVFSLALQALLPVLTAPSGDERSIQQVVVEELASTR